The Candidatus Saganbacteria bacterium genome includes a region encoding these proteins:
- a CDS encoding response regulator: MSKKILVIDDENDVVEILKTILEHEKYEVISSYGGEDGLKKAIASKPDLIITDIMMPGMDGFEFVQKLKENMETFNIPVIMLTAKDQGVDREKGLALGVIAYIVKLFDLEELISTVKDAVEKKK; encoded by the coding sequence ATGTCAAAAAAAATACTTGTGATCGATGATGAAAATGATGTGGTGGAGATACTCAAGACGATCCTTGAGCATGAAAAATATGAAGTGATAAGCAGTTACGGCGGTGAAGACGGGCTTAAAAAAGCGATAGCATCTAAGCCCGACCTCATAATCACGGACATAATGATGCCGGGGATGGACGGTTTCGAGTTCGTGCAAAAGCTTAAAGAGAACATGGAGACGTTCAATATCCCCGTGATCATGCTGACCGCAAAGGACCAGGGAGTTGACAGGGAAAAAGGCCTGGCGCTCGGCGTGATAGCTTACATAGTAAAACTGTTCGATCTTGAAGAGCTTATATCCACGGTAAAAGACGCAGTCGAAAAGAAAAAATGA
- a CDS encoding GxxExxY protein has protein sequence MGAKLIHAELSYKLVGVLYKVYNELGGGYQEKIYQSAVRKELKKSGINFTEQLGIDLLYDDKKIGRYFLDFVIENKIVLELKVVPRFSPRDIMQVLGYLKQTGLELGILASMNRNGIIMKRILKGN, from the coding sequence ATGGGCGCAAAACTTATCCATGCCGAATTGAGCTATAAGTTGGTCGGGGTTCTTTACAAAGTATATAACGAGCTTGGCGGCGGGTATCAGGAAAAAATATATCAATCTGCGGTCAGAAAAGAGTTGAAAAAAAGCGGGATAAATTTTACCGAACAATTGGGAATAGATCTGTTATATGACGACAAAAAAATAGGCAGATATTTTCTTGATTTTGTCATTGAGAACAAAATCGTGCTGGAGCTCAAGGTTGTCCCAAGATTTTCACCCCGCGACATAATGCAGGTGCTCGGTTATCTTAAACAGACCGGACTGGAGCTCGGCATTCTTGCCAGCATGAACAGAAATGGCATTATTATGAAACGTATACTGAAAGGAAATTAG
- a CDS encoding penicillin-binding protein 2 yields the protein MENKRAVYLLMAFIFFFLCIAAKLSYLQLFRHADFEEMSLDQHMRIIELSPDRGDICDRNGNILATSVDRWSVYVRPKAIKDKGAIIRQLSEIFPEEKALISAKMNGTANFWLKRKADKIFSDKVRALGCTGIDITMEKKRIYPKGKLASQLIGFAGLDNQGLSGIEIGFEDSLKGKAGRLLFEKDMAGRQIATGSFRQLEMPEEGMNVYLTIDEAIQHIAQVSLKEAVTGSGAVSGSIIVVDVRTGEILAIAGYPDFDPNDYSKYPDESRKLPPVTNIYEPGSTFKIITACAGIEENVVSPDSVIPTPAQIKVEGIKVNNSHPVRYYGKKSKTFADVIAESINTGTSYVGLKLGFGRFYKYITAFGFGTKTGIDYPGEVRGFVRSPENRESGDVVTYTFGQSIAVTPIQLVYAIAAIANDGIRVKPKIIKRIESPDKNVIRSDVPEELGRVISKETVKKVNELMKGVVYMDHGTGHKAKMAQFTVAAKSGTAQISVPGKGYLKGRFVASFVGFIPADRPRIAMLIIINKPSTSNWGAVVAAPVFKEVGEFALRYLNVAPDL from the coding sequence ATGGAAAACAAAAGGGCCGTATATCTATTAATGGCATTTATCTTCTTTTTTCTCTGCATCGCGGCAAAACTGTCGTACCTGCAGTTGTTCAGGCACGCCGATTTTGAAGAAATGTCGCTTGATCAGCACATGAGGATAATCGAACTGTCACCGGACAGGGGGGATATCTGCGACAGGAACGGAAATATCCTGGCCACATCGGTCGACAGGTGGTCGGTCTATGTAAGGCCGAAAGCGATAAAGGACAAGGGCGCCATAATAAGGCAATTGTCGGAGATATTTCCCGAAGAAAAAGCTTTGATATCGGCAAAGATGAACGGGACGGCCAATTTCTGGCTTAAAAGAAAAGCCGATAAAATATTTTCAGATAAAGTCCGGGCTTTAGGATGCACGGGGATAGACATAACGATGGAAAAGAAAAGGATCTATCCCAAAGGGAAGCTTGCCTCGCAGCTTATAGGGTTTGCCGGGCTCGACAATCAGGGATTATCCGGGATAGAGATAGGATTTGAAGACAGTCTGAAGGGAAAAGCGGGCAGGCTGCTTTTTGAAAAAGATATGGCGGGAAGGCAGATCGCTACCGGTAGTTTCAGACAGCTTGAGATGCCGGAAGAAGGCATGAACGTCTATCTCACGATCGATGAAGCGATCCAGCACATCGCGCAGGTGTCATTGAAAGAAGCCGTAACGGGCAGCGGGGCTGTTTCCGGTTCGATCATTGTTGTCGATGTCAGGACCGGGGAAATACTGGCGATAGCCGGTTATCCGGATTTTGACCCGAACGATTATTCAAAATATCCGGACGAGAGCAGAAAACTGCCTCCCGTGACGAATATCTATGAACCGGGCTCTACTTTCAAGATAATAACGGCCTGCGCCGGAATAGAAGAAAATGTCGTAAGTCCGGATTCTGTCATCCCGACGCCGGCGCAGATAAAAGTCGAGGGAATAAAAGTGAACAATTCCCATCCCGTAAGATATTACGGAAAAAAATCCAAGACTTTTGCTGACGTGATCGCCGAATCCATCAACACCGGTACTTCATATGTCGGACTAAAGCTGGGGTTTGGCAGGTTCTATAAATACATAACCGCTTTTGGCTTCGGTACAAAGACCGGGATAGATTATCCCGGTGAAGTGAGAGGTTTTGTCAGATCACCGGAAAACCGGGAAAGCGGGGATGTCGTCACATACACTTTCGGGCAATCGATCGCCGTCACGCCTATCCAGCTCGTCTATGCTATCGCCGCGATAGCCAATGATGGTATCAGGGTAAAGCCAAAGATAATAAAGAGGATCGAAAGTCCCGATAAGAACGTGATCCGCTCGGACGTCCCGGAGGAATTAGGCAGGGTCATCTCAAAAGAGACCGTAAAAAAAGTAAATGAACTTATGAAAGGCGTCGTTTACATGGACCACGGGACAGGGCACAAGGCAAAGATGGCGCAGTTTACGGTCGCCGCAAAGAGCGGCACCGCACAAATATCCGTCCCCGGGAAAGGATATCTCAAGGGCCGGTTCGTAGCTTCTTTCGTGGGATTCATCCCTGCGGACAGACCGAGGATCGCGATGCTGATAATAATAAACAAGCCGAGCACGTCGAACTGGGGGGCGGTCGTCGCGGCGCCGGTATTTAAAGAAGTCGGAGAATTTGCCCTGAGATATTTGAACGTAGCTCCTGACCTGTGA
- a CDS encoding MBL fold metallo-hydrolase translates to MKIHTIIVGPIQTNCSIIFDEGSKEGIIIDPGEEAEKILSFVNGNSLKITSIIATHGHFDHVTAVSELKEKLKAPFSVHKKDAFLLSEAVAPFAAMLGFKAGRAKIDRLLKDHDLIEFKNNQFEVIHTPGHTQGSVCFYNRKGNVLFSGDTLFKGDVGRTDLPGGSTRQITQSVKKRLFVLPDETFVIPGHGQTTNILSEKNDPYLKGLIYGENSGQ, encoded by the coding sequence ATGAAAATCCATACCATTATTGTCGGCCCGATACAAACGAACTGCTCTATCATATTTGATGAAGGTTCAAAAGAGGGCATCATAATAGATCCCGGAGAAGAAGCCGAAAAAATACTGTCTTTTGTCAACGGCAATTCACTGAAGATCACATCGATAATCGCGACCCACGGCCATTTCGACCATGTGACAGCCGTGTCGGAACTGAAAGAAAAGCTAAAGGCACCTTTCTCTGTACATAAAAAAGATGCGTTTTTATTGTCGGAAGCGGTTGCTCCTTTCGCGGCGATGCTGGGTTTTAAGGCCGGACGGGCAAAGATCGACAGGCTTTTGAAGGACCATGACTTGATAGAGTTCAAAAATAACCAGTTCGAGGTCATACACACTCCGGGCCATACGCAGGGTTCGGTCTGTTTCTATAATAGAAAGGGAAACGTCCTTTTTTCAGGCGACACGCTTTTCAAGGGAGATGTCGGAAGGACGGACCTTCCCGGAGGGTCTACCCGCCAGATAACGCAGTCCGTAAAGAAAAGGCTTTTCGTGTTGCCTGATGAAACGTTTGTAATACCGGGGCACGGTCAGACAACAAATATCTTGAGCGAGAAGAACGATCCTTATTTAAAAGGGCTGATATACGGAGAGAACAGTGGGCAGTAA
- the trpS gene encoding tryptophan--tRNA ligase → MSRILSGIQPSGKLHLGNLIGALSNWVKLQHEHESFFEIADLHALTTGYLDISELKDNIKELAIDMVSAGLDPNVCSIFIQSEIPEHSELHLLFSMITPISWLERVPTYKSKIEELKGVDLGTYGFLGYPVLQAADILIYKADLVPVGQDQLPHLELTREIARRFNNLYGNVFPEPKEQMTNVPVMPGLDGLKMSKSYGNTIAISDPPETIRRKVSTMITDPARIKKDDPGHPEVCAVFSYHKIYSLPDAASIASSCKKGSIGCVECKKALAEKIISSLSQIHKKRKELESDPKKIDAILEKGRLKASKVAKATLDEAKHAMGLK, encoded by the coding sequence ATGTCCAGAATTTTATCGGGAATACAGCCTTCCGGAAAGCTCCATCTCGGGAACCTGATAGGAGCGCTTTCAAACTGGGTCAAACTTCAGCATGAGCACGAATCTTTTTTTGAGATAGCCGATCTCCACGCTCTGACGACCGGATATCTCGATATCTCGGAACTGAAGGACAATATAAAAGAGCTTGCGATCGACATGGTTTCTGCTGGACTTGACCCCAATGTCTGTTCAATATTCATCCAGTCAGAGATCCCGGAGCACAGCGAGCTCCATCTGCTCTTCTCGATGATAACTCCTATTTCCTGGCTTGAAAGGGTCCCGACGTATAAGAGCAAGATAGAGGAATTAAAAGGTGTTGACCTCGGAACGTACGGATTTTTGGGATATCCCGTGCTTCAGGCGGCGGACATCCTAATATATAAAGCCGACCTTGTACCTGTCGGCCAGGACCAGCTTCCTCATCTCGAGCTGACAAGGGAGATCGCAAGAAGGTTCAACAATCTTTACGGGAATGTTTTCCCTGAGCCGAAGGAACAGATGACGAATGTTCCTGTTATGCCCGGACTTGACGGACTGAAAATGAGCAAAAGTTACGGGAACACGATAGCTATCTCCGACCCTCCTGAAACGATAAGGCGGAAAGTCAGCACGATGATAACAGATCCCGCCAGGATCAAAAAGGACGATCCGGGGCACCCGGAAGTCTGCGCGGTTTTTTCTTATCACAAGATCTATTCTCTGCCTGATGCGGCGTCGATCGCTTCATCGTGCAAAAAAGGTTCGATAGGCTGCGTAGAATGCAAAAAGGCGCTCGCGGAGAAGATAATCAGCTCGCTGTCGCAGATACATAAAAAAAGAAAAGAACTTGAATCCGACCCGAAAAAAATAGATGCTATCCTTGAAAAAGGACGCTTAAAAGCTTCAAAGGTCGCCAAGGCGACACTGGACGAGGCAAAACACGCGATGGGGCTTAAGTGA
- the holA gene encoding DNA polymerase III subunit delta, giving the protein MGSKNIFFFYGDEDYLMEEEIDRLKSMMTTETVNIAVERFTPDDCDPMNLLQVIFTPSLFQNERLIVVSGYGEEDYLEILNGAENIPSGIILVITEKKTDKRTKFFKEVQKRAVVKEFKAFAQWETAKIISRIISRSSASSKKMDEKTAALLNEVSGPSLRQLASEIEKLSTYAGGRDSITSEDVRRLAVSGELGAFAVENALASRDIKGALSALTVLMRSKERAEAILGRIASRIRTYLMIKSLQSAGRSRDEIIKRMGMNPYYFERCEDGASSYCLDELCAAVNKLSKADLDLKTTMKPADVVMQLLITDILAKGD; this is encoded by the coding sequence GTGGGCAGTAAGAACATCTTCTTCTTTTACGGTGACGAAGATTATTTGATGGAAGAAGAGATCGACAGGCTGAAAAGCATGATGACAACAGAAACCGTCAACATAGCAGTGGAGCGCTTCACGCCGGACGACTGTGATCCCATGAACCTTTTACAGGTCATATTTACTCCTTCGCTCTTTCAAAACGAACGTTTGATCGTGGTGTCGGGATACGGCGAAGAAGATTACCTGGAAATATTAAACGGCGCGGAAAACATCCCTTCGGGCATCATATTGGTCATCACAGAGAAAAAAACCGATAAAAGGACAAAGTTCTTCAAGGAAGTCCAGAAAAGAGCTGTAGTGAAAGAGTTCAAGGCTTTTGCGCAGTGGGAGACGGCAAAGATTATCTCCCGGATCATCTCAAGATCATCGGCTTCTAGCAAAAAGATGGATGAAAAAACAGCTGCTTTGCTGAACGAGGTGTCAGGGCCTTCGCTCAGGCAGCTCGCTTCCGAGATCGAGAAACTCTCCACTTACGCCGGAGGAAGAGACAGTATAACTTCAGAGGACGTGAGGCGCCTCGCGGTATCGGGAGAGCTCGGGGCTTTTGCCGTAGAGAACGCGCTGGCTTCAAGAGATATCAAAGGCGCGTTAAGTGCTTTGACGGTCCTGATGAGGTCAAAAGAACGGGCCGAAGCGATACTGGGAAGGATCGCTTCAAGGATCAGGACCTATCTGATGATAAAAAGCCTGCAAAGCGCGGGAAGATCAAGGGACGAGATCATAAAGAGGATGGGGATGAACCCTTATTATTTTGAAAGATGCGAAGACGGCGCGTCGTCTTACTGCTTGGACGAACTTTGCGCGGCGGTCAACAAGCTGTCAAAAGCCGATCTCGACCTTAAGACCACAATGAAGCCCGCGGATGTCGTCATGCAGCTGCTGATCACGGATATACTGGCAAAAGGGGACTGA
- a CDS encoding glycoside hydrolase family 130 protein: MNILPFLKKPSTGSAYEDERNIYVGNLSLDDRPASDLKDLSGFFKRILHKRIDRFCPDKRKVITRFLEISDAAHLGSIIKRALDLDKGRISAKLREVMAEFSKRHRSIENIFMRNYLKVAAAAESISPSPSKEKKLLIGSLFTMEYSYESTSLFNPSVVLYPKQNGLKKGQVRVVFCFRATGEGHISSIIFRSAVIDKNNDIYLEPISRFASTPAVNMDPTYEKKIFAEKLKDIGSLDETAAAILGRLPDNFSYNELMNEIKDFLPSGSNDVGMASKLSPVKMKWLADCNYEVSFPPDQLISERVLFPVSPTESNGMEDARFVRFTRDSGDFIYYATYTAYNGISILPQILETKDFHHFKMSTLNGPFAKDKGMALFPRKINGRYAMISRSDGENLFLMYSDNLNFWYEAVKMQEPSRTWEMVKIGNCGSPIETKEGWLLLTHGIGPMRKYCIGIELLDLNDPSKVIAKMEEPLLSPTEEERDGYVPNVVYSCGSILIRDKLIIPYAESDSVSSIAVIRLNELLDKLLKKR, encoded by the coding sequence ATGAACATATTACCCTTTTTAAAGAAACCCTCGACGGGTTCGGCATATGAAGACGAACGAAATATCTATGTCGGCAACCTGAGCCTGGATGACCGGCCGGCAAGCGATCTGAAAGACCTGAGCGGCTTTTTCAAGAGAATACTTCACAAGAGGATAGACAGGTTCTGTCCCGACAAAAGAAAGGTCATCACCAGATTTCTCGAAATAAGTGACGCGGCCCATCTGGGATCCATCATTAAAAGGGCTCTCGATCTTGATAAGGGCCGGATATCGGCAAAACTCCGCGAGGTCATGGCCGAATTTTCCAAAAGGCATAGATCCATCGAGAATATATTTATGCGGAATTACCTGAAAGTCGCGGCTGCCGCCGAGTCCATATCACCCTCCCCGTCAAAAGAAAAAAAGCTTCTCATAGGATCCCTTTTCACTATGGAATATTCTTATGAATCAACAAGCCTGTTCAATCCTTCTGTTGTGCTGTATCCAAAGCAGAACGGCCTTAAAAAGGGGCAGGTCAGGGTCGTTTTCTGTTTCAGGGCCACAGGGGAGGGGCATATCTCATCGATCATCTTCAGGAGCGCGGTGATAGATAAGAACAATGACATCTATCTTGAGCCGATAAGCCGCTTTGCCTCGACCCCCGCAGTTAACATGGACCCTACATACGAGAAGAAGATCTTCGCTGAAAAATTAAAAGACATAGGTTCGCTGGACGAAACAGCGGCGGCGATACTCGGCCGTCTCCCGGATAATTTTTCGTATAACGAACTTATGAACGAGATAAAAGACTTTCTCCCTTCAGGATCAAATGACGTCGGCATGGCATCTAAGCTTTCTCCGGTCAAGATGAAGTGGCTTGCCGACTGTAATTATGAGGTCTCATTTCCGCCTGATCAGCTGATATCCGAGAGAGTTTTATTCCCTGTCTCACCTACCGAAAGCAACGGAATGGAGGATGCCAGGTTCGTGCGTTTTACGCGGGACAGCGGAGATTTTATTTATTACGCGACGTATACGGCATATAACGGCATCTCTATTCTGCCGCAGATACTTGAGACAAAAGATTTTCATCATTTCAAGATGTCAACACTGAACGGGCCTTTTGCAAAAGACAAAGGCATGGCGCTTTTTCCCAGAAAAATAAACGGCAGATACGCGATGATATCAAGGTCCGACGGTGAAAATCTTTTTCTGATGTATTCCGATAATCTGAATTTCTGGTACGAAGCAGTAAAGATGCAGGAACCGAGCCGGACATGGGAGATGGTCAAGATAGGCAACTGCGGCTCTCCGATAGAGACAAAGGAAGGCTGGCTGCTTTTGACGCATGGCATCGGTCCGATGAGAAAATACTGCATAGGGATAGAACTTCTTGACCTGAACGACCCGTCAAAGGTGATCGCGAAGATGGAAGAGCCCCTTTTAAGCCCCACGGAAGAAGAGCGGGACGGTTACGTGCCGAATGTCGTATATAGCTGCGGTTCTATCCTTATCCGCGATAAGCTGATCATCCCGTATGCCGAATCCGATTCGGTCTCAAGCATAGCGGTGATAAGGCTTAATGAACTTCTTGATAAACTCTTGAAAAAGCGCTGA
- a CDS encoding glycosyltransferase yields MDSRIQKAKIMFHCKKKLNVAFIGNYLPRICGIATFTSDLCNAVTERLSDKSSIFAIALNDEGRIYDYPKEVIFSINQNRQKDYLDAANIINTSNAQVVCLQHEFGIFGGWDGIYILSLLSRLNVPLITTLHTVLQNPNANQKRIMSEIIQRSNNIVVMSRKSIELLKDVYNAPGEKIELILHGTPDFTSLDSSHYKKRFKLEGKKMILTFGLLAPNKGIETVIKSLPSVIKDFPDLTYVILGKTHPHVQKEQGERYRESLIKLVGKLNLRPYVIFDDRFVTIEELYAWLSASDIYITPYMNKAQVVSGTLSYAIGAGNAIISTPYWYAEEMLSGGRGYLFDFNDSEKLSEILRDLLMNEKKLKALQKKAYESGRQMTWKKISAKYAELLSKVSSEKKPVFSHYPKSTSVMGLPAFDLTHIKRLTDDTGMIQHAKYLVPDRSTGYCLDDNARAIMLAAWAASLLEDKEAEDLLSIYCSFVKYMQKEDGGFANFIDYKRNHLEEKGSDDSNGRAIWSLGFLIWRTKNEAYRSFAAEMIKKSFNIIPKLNLRGKAFAALGIVCYLRIFNSDEQAYELLKKIINDLEGAYQKHAGDQWKWFEDILCYDNAIMPMSLFNAYSILKDEKLLKTAKESLAFLEKIVFKDGILSVVGSNGWFTKGGKKAQFDQQSIDAASMVMALQSAYRVTHDTGYLKKMKQAFDWFLGENDLGVPMYDMASKGCSDGLMQGGASMNQGAESTVSFLLALLAMMEEYELENLE; encoded by the coding sequence TTGGATTCAAGGATACAAAAGGCCAAGATCATGTTCCACTGCAAGAAAAAACTTAATGTCGCGTTCATCGGGAACTATCTTCCGCGCATATGCGGCATCGCCACCTTCACCAGCGACCTGTGCAACGCCGTCACCGAAAGGCTGTCCGATAAGTCAAGCATCTTTGCCATCGCTTTAAATGACGAGGGCCGGATCTACGATTATCCCAAAGAAGTGATCTTTTCTATCAACCAGAACAGGCAGAAGGATTATCTTGATGCCGCCAACATAATAAACACCAGCAACGCCCAGGTTGTCTGCCTGCAGCATGAATTCGGCATATTCGGCGGATGGGATGGAATATATATACTTTCTCTTCTGTCAAGGCTTAACGTGCCGCTTATCACGACACTTCATACCGTGCTTCAAAATCCCAACGCCAACCAGAAGAGGATAATGTCGGAGATCATCCAGCGCTCCAACAATATCGTCGTCATGAGCAGAAAAAGCATTGAACTGCTGAAAGATGTCTATAACGCGCCGGGCGAAAAAATAGAGCTGATACTTCACGGGACGCCGGATTTCACTTCTCTTGACTCCTCACATTATAAAAAACGCTTCAAGCTTGAAGGCAAAAAGATGATACTGACGTTCGGCCTTTTAGCCCCCAACAAGGGGATAGAGACGGTCATAAAGTCACTGCCTTCCGTGATAAAAGATTTTCCCGACCTCACTTACGTGATACTGGGAAAGACCCATCCTCATGTCCAAAAAGAACAGGGAGAGAGATACAGGGAAAGCCTTATCAAGCTTGTCGGCAAGCTGAACCTCAGGCCTTATGTCATTTTCGATGACAGGTTCGTGACAATAGAAGAGCTTTACGCTTGGCTTTCGGCATCTGACATCTATATCACTCCTTATATGAACAAAGCTCAGGTCGTCAGCGGCACTCTTTCGTACGCGATCGGCGCCGGCAATGCGATAATCTCCACCCCCTACTGGTACGCCGAAGAGATGCTGTCAGGCGGCAGGGGATATTTGTTTGATTTTAACGACTCAGAAAAACTCTCGGAGATACTCAGGGACCTCTTAATGAACGAAAAAAAACTCAAGGCCCTGCAAAAAAAAGCTTATGAGTCCGGAAGGCAGATGACATGGAAGAAGATATCAGCAAAATACGCGGAGCTCCTTTCAAAAGTCTCCTCCGAAAAGAAACCGGTCTTTTCGCATTACCCCAAGTCAACGTCGGTGATGGGATTGCCGGCCTTTGACCTGACCCACATAAAAAGGCTGACCGATGATACGGGGATGATCCAGCACGCAAAATATCTCGTGCCTGACAGGAGCACCGGCTACTGCCTTGACGATAACGCAAGAGCGATAATGCTTGCCGCGTGGGCGGCATCTCTTCTGGAGGACAAAGAAGCCGAGGACCTGCTTTCCATCTATTGCAGTTTTGTCAAGTACATGCAGAAAGAAGACGGCGGCTTTGCCAATTTTATAGATTATAAAAGGAACCATCTGGAGGAAAAGGGCTCGGACGACAGTAACGGCAGGGCGATCTGGTCGCTTGGGTTTCTTATCTGGAGGACAAAGAACGAGGCCTACAGGTCTTTTGCCGCGGAAATGATCAAGAAATCGTTCAATATTATCCCTAAGCTTAATCTTAGAGGCAAAGCCTTTGCTGCCCTGGGGATAGTGTGCTACCTGAGGATATTTAATTCGGACGAACAGGCATATGAGCTGTTGAAAAAAATAATAAATGACCTGGAGGGTGCATATCAGAAGCATGCGGGCGATCAGTGGAAATGGTTCGAGGATATCCTTTGCTATGATAACGCGATCATGCCCATGTCGCTGTTTAATGCTTATAGTATCCTTAAAGACGAAAAACTGCTGAAGACCGCGAAAGAATCTCTGGCCTTTTTGGAAAAGATCGTTTTTAAGGACGGCATCCTTTCAGTCGTGGGAAGTAACGGCTGGTTCACCAAAGGCGGCAAAAAAGCCCAGTTTGACCAGCAGTCCATAGATGCCGCTTCGATGGTAATGGCGCTGCAATCGGCCTACAGGGTGACGCATGACACCGGATACCTGAAGAAGATGAAACAGGCGTTCGACTGGTTCCTTGGAGAGAACGATCTGGGAGTTCCCATGTATGATATGGCCTCAAAAGGATGCTCCGACGGCCTTATGCAGGGCGGCGCCAGCATGAACCAGGGAGCCGAGAGCACGGTATCTTTCCTTCTTGCACTACTTGCGATGATGGAAGAATACGAGCTGGAGAACTTGGAGTAA
- a CDS encoding Gfo/Idh/MocA family oxidoreductase — MPISTTEVANSNYRVRVGIVGGGRGFIGGAHKVAIGMGNRELVAGALHQNPTIAESEAKVWGLKRGYPNYEQMIREEALLPAEQKIQYLTIVTPNVTHFGIAKMALENGIPVFCEKPLTFDLAQAIALQRLAKEKNLPFGVAYTYTGFWATMKARDLVMSGALGNITSADSWYNQGWLDKALESAEMANVGGHQQAEWRTDPARAGISCCGGDIGTHAFQNIRFITGLEALSVYGFLRKVVPGRKLDDEFLAVANLSNGVQATVRASQIRSGKQNDVGFMISGTKGTLTWDMQSFTELSLEGQGPKQIFRQGDEVSAAQAPFVGLPGAHWHAHYDAFAALHTTMEARVRALNGEAASIYPHPTVADGVAGMAFIKATVESNERGHIVAPVEQNPTN; from the coding sequence ATGCCAATAAGTACGACCGAAGTAGCAAACAGCAATTACAGAGTTAGAGTCGGGATAGTCGGCGGAGGAAGGGGTTTTATCGGTGGAGCTCATAAGGTTGCGATAGGCATGGGCAATAGAGAACTTGTCGCAGGAGCATTGCACCAGAACCCCACAATAGCCGAATCAGAAGCTAAGGTTTGGGGTCTTAAGCGCGGATATCCTAATTATGAACAGATGATCAGGGAAGAAGCTTTGCTTCCCGCGGAGCAAAAGATCCAATATCTTACGATAGTTACCCCTAACGTCACACACTTTGGAATAGCAAAAATGGCCCTTGAGAACGGGATCCCGGTGTTCTGCGAGAAGCCGCTGACGTTCGACCTCGCGCAGGCAATCGCACTTCAAAGGCTCGCGAAAGAAAAGAACCTTCCTTTTGGCGTGGCATACACGTACACGGGTTTCTGGGCGACAATGAAGGCAAGGGACCTGGTTATGAGCGGAGCTCTCGGTAACATAACAAGTGCCGACAGCTGGTACAATCAGGGCTGGCTGGACAAGGCGCTTGAATCAGCAGAGATGGCCAATGTCGGCGGTCATCAGCAGGCTGAATGGCGCACTGACCCGGCAAGAGCAGGCATTTCATGCTGCGGCGGTGATATCGGCACCCATGCGTTTCAGAATATCCGTTTCATAACAGGGCTTGAAGCTCTGAGCGTATACGGATTCCTGAGAAAAGTCGTTCCGGGCCGAAAGCTGGACGATGAATTCCTGGCAGTAGCAAATCTCAGTAACGGCGTACAGGCGACAGTCAGAGCATCGCAGATAAGGAGCGGAAAACAGAACGATGTGGGTTTTATGATCAGCGGCACAAAAGGCACGCTCACTTGGGACATGCAGAGTTTCACGGAGCTCAGCCTTGAGGGCCAGGGGCCTAAACAGATATTCAGACAGGGGGATGAAGTGTCTGCAGCGCAGGCGCCTTTTGTCGGTCTTCCCGGTGCACACTGGCATGCACACTATGATGCGTTCGCGGCTCTCCATACAACAATGGAAGCACGCGTAAGGGCTCTCAATGGAGAGGCAGCGTCGATCTATCCGCACCCAACGGTCGCGGACGGAGTGGCAGGGATGGCGTTCATCAAGGCAACGGTCGAAAGCAACGAGAGAGGTCATATAGTTGCACCTGTTGAACAGAACCCGACGAATTGA